A region of the Candidatus Methylomirabilota bacterium genome:
GAACGACGTGCTCGTCAAAGGCCGGAAGGTGGCGGGGACCCTGGCCGAGCTCTCCGGCTCCGGCGACCGGCTCGACTACGTGATCCTCGGAGTCGGAGTCAACGTCAACGTCGAGCGCGAGGCGCTGCGGGTGGGCTTGGGGAAGGCCGCCCAGTCGGCGACCTCGCTCCGTGAAGCGCTCGGCCATCCGGTCGACCGGAACGCGTTCACGGCGGCCGTCCTCACCTTCCTCGACGAATGGCTGGTGACCTACCGGGACCAGGGAGCGCCCGGTGTGCTGCGAGCCTGGCGCGACCTGGACATCGTGTCCGGACGGCGGGTCGAGGTACGGGAGGAGGCCACCGTCCTCGACGGTCGTGCCCGAGGCCTGGACGCGGAGGGACGCCTCGAGGTCGAGGATGCCCACGGCCACATCCACCGGGTGGTGACCGGAGAATTGCGGCTGCTGGAATAGGTCATGAGCTGGGCGATCTGGATCACCGGACTGCCGGGCAGCGGCAAGACCACGCTGGCGCGCAGCGCCGCGGCGGCGCTCGAGGCGCGTGGCATTCCGGTGAAGGTGCTCGAGCTCGACGAGATTCGCGAGGTGATCAC
Encoded here:
- a CDS encoding biotin--[acetyl-CoA-carboxylase] ligase, which produces MTPETAVAPDALGIEPIRHRLYTYLVGRRICLYETVPSTNGVLRKLARAGAPAGTVVLAEGQTAGRGRAGKSWFSPPGVNLYASVLFRPAIPLGAAGAFSFVAPLAVADAIRELGLAPAIKWPNDVLVKGRKVAGTLAELSGSGDRLDYVILGVGVNVNVEREALRVGLGKAAQSATSLREALGHPVDRNAFTAAVLTFLDEWLVTYRDQGAPGVLRAWRDLDIVSGRRVEVREEATVLDGRARGLDAEGRLEVEDAHGHIHRVVTGELRLLE